In one window of Rhodoglobus vestalii DNA:
- a CDS encoding DUF2520 domain-containing protein yields MAPAAGRLGIGIIGAGKVGPILGAALAGAGHAIVGIAATSERNLERASAILPDVPVLDIPTLVERSELVILAIPESEIESFARGLAAAGVWQPGQLVLHTAPGLGYGALAPALAAGAIPLALHPAMVFTGTSLDLTRLHEAYCAVSAPTPVLPIAQALVVEMGAEPIVIAESGRAAWAEAVSTATSFSAAIVAQSLDLLATVGADNPARVLGPLLRSSVESALAGATATTIDLSVTDLSSFDTDSSPHSQEDPS; encoded by the coding sequence GTGGCACCGGCGGCAGGCCGTCTTGGTATCGGCATTATTGGTGCGGGCAAAGTTGGTCCCATTCTTGGGGCAGCGCTTGCGGGTGCTGGTCACGCGATTGTGGGGATCGCCGCGACCTCCGAGCGTAATTTGGAGCGGGCGAGCGCGATCTTGCCCGACGTTCCCGTGCTTGACATCCCGACTCTGGTTGAGCGCAGTGAGCTGGTGATTCTGGCGATTCCGGAGTCAGAGATTGAGTCGTTTGCTCGTGGGCTGGCGGCTGCTGGAGTGTGGCAGCCGGGCCAACTGGTGCTGCATACGGCACCTGGTCTTGGCTATGGTGCGCTTGCGCCGGCTTTAGCTGCAGGCGCGATTCCTCTCGCCCTGCATCCCGCGATGGTGTTCACCGGAACAAGCCTTGATCTCACTCGCCTGCATGAAGCGTATTGCGCTGTGAGCGCGCCAACGCCGGTGCTGCCGATCGCGCAGGCTCTTGTCGTTGAGATGGGCGCTGAGCCGATTGTGATTGCGGAGAGTGGCCGCGCGGCGTGGGCCGAAGCGGTGAGTACGGCAACCAGTTTTTCTGCTGCGATTGTGGCGCAGTCGCTTGATTTGCTCGCCACGGTTGGTGCAGACAATCCGGCGCGGGTGCTCGGCCCGCTGCTGCGATCGTCGGTTGAGAGTGCGCTTGCCGGGGCAACTGCGACTACGATCGATCTTTCCGTGACTGATTTATCGTCTTTCGACACCGATTCGAGCCCCCACTCCCAGGAGGACCCCTCGTGA
- a CDS encoding PH domain-containing protein, whose translation MSERDELGIEPTQPEQIAAAENVAGIPADAHRLADGEWHRLHPATPLLRGGIALIAIIGIIIVNARDFAIELLWGGPNEYGAIARLMNSGFLIPVILIVLAVLILSVLGFYFSWRMHTFRITDELVEVRSGILFRTNRRGRLDRIQGINISRPLFARLFGAAKLEVNVAGQDANVELSYLGSRGADDLRRAILQLASGTRADAAATTSEQHDGGLIEQRVNEFLAPELDPDTAPPESIVRIRIPRLIGSLVLSEATIVAILAAIGIIVTIVVTGEFGWLLALLPGALGLGGYLASRLTKSLRYSIASTSDGIRVGYGLLSTTNETLPPGRIHAVEVSQPLLWRRAGWWEIKINTASQASSASAATAKTTLLPVGDLIDVHRVLHLILPSLAADESRELLEAGLAAGAHDDAYVTSPKRAAILRWFSWRRNGFVMISDAVALRKGSIWRSLVLVPQARMQSVSMHEGPLLRRMGLAELRVHTVAGPITAAVGAMDRSDVITFFNEASRAAVRSASVDTSHRWRSGSAQSSAESAIERPTEEKL comes from the coding sequence GTGAGCGAGCGTGACGAGCTGGGCATTGAGCCGACGCAGCCCGAGCAGATAGCGGCAGCGGAGAACGTCGCCGGAATCCCGGCTGATGCGCACCGGCTTGCCGACGGTGAATGGCATCGGCTGCACCCCGCAACGCCGCTGTTGCGCGGTGGCATTGCTCTGATTGCGATCATCGGCATCATCATTGTGAATGCCCGTGACTTCGCCATTGAGCTGCTCTGGGGCGGCCCTAACGAGTACGGAGCCATTGCGCGCCTCATGAATTCCGGGTTTCTGATCCCGGTAATTCTCATTGTGCTTGCGGTTCTCATTCTGAGCGTTCTCGGGTTCTATTTTTCGTGGCGGATGCACACTTTCCGCATCACCGATGAACTTGTTGAGGTTCGCAGCGGCATCCTGTTCCGCACGAATCGCCGGGGTCGACTTGACCGCATCCAGGGCATCAACATTTCACGACCGCTGTTCGCTCGACTTTTTGGTGCCGCCAAACTCGAAGTGAATGTTGCCGGGCAAGACGCCAATGTGGAGCTTTCGTATCTGGGGTCTCGGGGAGCGGATGACCTGCGGCGCGCAATCTTGCAACTCGCATCGGGTACACGTGCTGACGCCGCAGCCACGACATCCGAGCAGCACGACGGTGGGCTTATTGAGCAGCGAGTTAACGAATTTTTGGCACCAGAACTGGACCCTGATACCGCACCGCCGGAGTCGATTGTTCGCATCCGGATTCCCCGCCTGATTGGTTCGCTCGTGTTGAGTGAAGCGACAATTGTTGCGATTCTGGCGGCAATCGGCATCATCGTAACGATTGTGGTGACCGGCGAATTCGGGTGGTTGCTCGCTCTCTTGCCGGGTGCCCTTGGTCTTGGTGGTTATTTGGCCTCGCGCCTGACCAAGTCACTGCGCTACTCAATTGCGTCGACGAGTGACGGCATTCGGGTTGGCTACGGGCTGCTCTCAACGACCAATGAGACGTTGCCTCCGGGGCGCATCCACGCCGTTGAGGTTTCTCAGCCGTTGCTGTGGCGCCGGGCCGGGTGGTGGGAAATCAAAATCAACACCGCCTCGCAAGCATCAAGTGCCAGCGCTGCGACAGCGAAGACCACCCTGCTGCCGGTGGGCGACCTGATCGATGTGCACCGGGTGCTTCACCTGATTTTGCCGAGCCTCGCCGCCGACGAATCCCGCGAGCTGCTTGAAGCGGGTCTTGCCGCCGGCGCCCACGATGATGCCTATGTGACCTCTCCCAAGCGGGCCGCGATTCTCCGCTGGTTTTCGTGGCGCCGCAACGGTTTCGTCATGATTTCGGATGCCGTTGCGCTGCGCAAGGGATCAATCTGGCGTTCTCTGGTGCTGGTTCCGCAGGCTCGCATGCAGAGTGTCAGCATGCACGAGGGCCCGCTGCTGCGACGGATGGGTCTTGCGGAATTGCGTGTGCACACCGTTGCCGGGCCCATCACTGCCGCCGTCGGGGCCATGGATCGCAGCGATGTCATCACCTTCTTCAACGAGGCTTCTCGGGCGGCGGTGCGTTCTGCCAGCGTTGATACCAGCCACCGGTGGCGCAGCGGGAGCGCCCAGAGTAGCGCCGAGAGCGCGATCGAGCGTCCGACCGAGGAAAAACTTTAG
- a CDS encoding DUF3180 domain-containing protein, giving the protein MNRTSPLHLLALAAVGGAAGWLLEVLLTASGRPIVIPSLSLAVSLFLIALVTLGLAVPIYRSSRGLRSARVNPFFALRVVVLAKASSLAGALLGGGALAIAIYLLSRTVSPGAGSITSSFVVAGAAIGLLVAGLVAEHLCTIPPDDEDSSSHNSMDPQGAA; this is encoded by the coding sequence GTGAATCGCACTTCGCCCCTGCATTTGTTGGCGCTGGCGGCCGTGGGTGGTGCCGCCGGTTGGCTGCTTGAGGTGCTGCTAACGGCATCCGGTCGGCCCATCGTGATTCCGTCACTCTCGCTTGCCGTGTCGCTGTTTCTCATTGCCTTAGTGACGCTGGGGTTGGCGGTGCCGATCTACCGTTCATCGCGGGGGTTGCGCAGCGCGCGAGTGAATCCGTTTTTTGCGCTGCGAGTTGTTGTGCTTGCCAAAGCGTCGAGCCTGGCTGGTGCCCTCCTCGGCGGGGGAGCACTGGCGATCGCGATCTATCTGCTGAGTCGCACCGTGTCGCCCGGCGCCGGATCAATAACATCAAGTTTTGTCGTTGCGGGCGCCGCGATAGGGTTGCTGGTCGCGGGACTCGTTGCTGAACATCTGTGCACGATTCCGCCCGACGATGAAGACTCGTCGTCGCACAATTCGATGGATCCCCAAGGAGCAGCGTGA
- the panC gene encoding pantoate--beta-alanine ligase yields the protein MSSHPRPQIIETVAGMRDVAAHERAAGRTIALIPTLGALHAGHVAHVERAAELADVCIVSIFVNPTQFGANEDLDNYPRTMDDDLDLLGELGVPYVFAPSVEEMYPKGPTSTTIAAGQLGTTFEGKSRRGHFDGVLTVVAKLLAITSPHVVTFGQKDAQQLFLVRRMITDLNIPVRLEIIETVREEDGLALSSRNQFLNASQRDAATILSAALNAATSAADSGLDSVIAAAQGALMGESRAELDYFAVVDTDTFTPVPDGFRGPATAIVAARVGATRLIDNVSLYVG from the coding sequence GTGAGTTCACACCCCCGCCCGCAGATTATTGAGACGGTCGCGGGTATGCGTGATGTCGCGGCGCATGAGCGTGCCGCCGGTCGCACCATTGCGTTGATTCCCACTCTGGGTGCGTTGCATGCCGGACATGTGGCGCATGTTGAGCGAGCGGCTGAGCTTGCCGATGTGTGCATTGTGTCGATTTTTGTGAACCCCACCCAGTTCGGTGCGAATGAAGACCTCGACAATTATCCACGCACGATGGATGACGATCTCGACCTGCTTGGCGAGCTCGGAGTTCCCTACGTCTTCGCCCCCAGTGTTGAGGAGATGTATCCGAAGGGGCCCACCTCCACCACAATCGCCGCCGGCCAGCTCGGCACCACGTTCGAGGGCAAGTCTCGCCGCGGCCACTTTGATGGTGTGCTCACCGTTGTCGCCAAGTTGCTCGCGATCACCTCGCCCCACGTAGTGACCTTCGGCCAGAAGGATGCCCAACAACTGTTCCTCGTTCGTCGCATGATCACCGACCTCAACATCCCGGTGCGCCTAGAGATCATCGAGACCGTTCGCGAAGAAGACGGGCTTGCCCTGTCGAGCCGCAACCAGTTCTTGAATGCCAGCCAGCGCGATGCCGCCACTATCCTGTCGGCTGCGCTCAACGCTGCAACCTCGGCCGCCGACAGCGGGCTGGATTCGGTGATTGCGGCCGCGCAGGGTGCCCTCATGGGGGAGTCGCGGGCCGAACTCGACTACTTCGCTGTGGTGGACACCGACACCTTCACGCCGGTGCCCGATGGGTT
- a CDS encoding PH domain-containing protein yields the protein MTERLDLPDTEWRSVSSKYAVVEVVGLIIWGAILTGAASIPTVLSGIEWLAVIPISLGIIFLLNIVLTPRRVRAIGYMMRDDDLVFRRGLMFRRVVAVPYGRMQLVDINRGPLDRAVGLSELKFVTAAASTGVVIPGLPEQDAEELRDTLVALAESRRAGL from the coding sequence GTGACTGAGCGACTGGACCTACCTGACACCGAGTGGCGCAGTGTTTCATCCAAATACGCTGTCGTCGAAGTTGTTGGGCTCATTATCTGGGGTGCGATTCTGACCGGCGCAGCCTCAATTCCGACCGTTCTGAGCGGTATTGAGTGGCTGGCAGTAATTCCGATTTCTCTCGGAATCATTTTTTTGCTGAACATTGTGCTCACCCCACGACGGGTTCGTGCCATCGGCTACATGATGCGCGACGACGATCTTGTGTTTCGGCGCGGACTCATGTTCCGGCGCGTGGTTGCTGTGCCGTACGGCCGCATGCAACTCGTTGACATCAACCGCGGCCCCCTCGATCGTGCGGTGGGGCTGAGCGAACTCAAATTTGTGACTGCCGCGGCATCCACCGGTGTGGTCATTCCTGGACTACCTGAGCAGGATGCTGAGGAGTTGAGAGACACGCTCGTCGCCCTGGCAGAGAGTCGCAGGGCCGGGCTGTGA
- the folK gene encoding 2-amino-4-hydroxy-6-hydroxymethyldihydropteridine diphosphokinase has product MIRQQRLRVELPVILAIGSNLGDREATLREAVHAINAIDGVTVDATSSIVQTPALKLAGIDHSAPAYLNAVVSARSALEPHALLEQLHRVEAEHGRLRAERWGDRTLDIDIVSFAHLQVDDELLTIPHPRAAERAFVLVPLLQLDPQATLVGYGSAAELLVGIDNDATEFEAKALW; this is encoded by the coding sequence GTGATTCGGCAGCAACGACTTCGCGTCGAGTTGCCGGTCATTCTTGCTATCGGCAGCAACCTCGGAGACCGTGAAGCCACCCTGCGCGAGGCCGTCCACGCCATCAACGCAATTGATGGTGTGACAGTGGATGCCACCTCCAGCATTGTTCAAACCCCGGCCCTAAAATTGGCGGGCATTGATCACTCGGCACCGGCTTACCTGAATGCGGTCGTGTCTGCTCGCAGCGCGCTGGAGCCTCACGCTCTGCTCGAGCAATTGCATCGCGTTGAAGCTGAGCATGGCCGCTTGCGTGCCGAGCGGTGGGGTGACCGAACGCTTGACATTGACATTGTCTCGTTCGCGCACCTTCAGGTGGATGACGAGTTGCTGACGATTCCGCATCCGCGCGCCGCCGAGCGCGCATTTGTGCTTGTGCCGCTGCTGCAGCTGGATCCGCAGGCCACCCTTGTTGGCTACGGTAGCGCGGCCGAGCTGCTGGTGGGCATCGACAACGATGCCACCGAGTTTGAGGCGAAGGCGCTGTGGTGA